The Nitrosopumilus cobalaminigenes genome contains a region encoding:
- a CDS encoding Lrp/AsnC family transcriptional regulator, whose amino-acid sequence MSDDAWSNLDKVDQKIIEILNNNARTPSKEIASELKKSGHDVSDRTIRKRIERLEKSGIIKGYKAVLTDVSGINEYQAVLMKLKPSKSLEAVKDSIKNFITKLDNYLLVSNMEGEWNMLVLLQVNSEKTNTSQKIVEKFSDELIDYRINEIDIKDVNILNMSLLLL is encoded by the coding sequence ATGAGTGATGATGCATGGTCAAATTTAGATAAAGTTGATCAAAAAATAATTGAAATTCTCAACAATAATGCCAGAACACCATCAAAGGAAATTGCATCTGAATTAAAAAAATCAGGTCACGATGTATCTGATAGAACAATTAGAAAAAGAATTGAAAGGTTAGAAAAAAGTGGAATCATTAAAGGATACAAAGCAGTTCTTACAGATGTATCAGGAATTAATGAATATCAAGCAGTGTTGATGAAACTAAAACCTTCAAAATCACTTGAAGCAGTAAAAGACTCTATCAAAAATTTCATTACTAAATTAGATAACTATCTTCTAGTCTCCAACATGGAAGGAGAATGGAATATGCTAGTATTACTACAAGTCAATTCTGAAAAAACAAACACATCACAAAAAATAGTAGAAAAATTTTCTGATGAATTAATTGATTATAGAATAAATGAGATAGACATTAAAGATGTGAACATTTTGAACATGTCTTTGCTTTTATTGTAA
- a CDS encoding YkgJ family cysteine cluster protein produces MEFQCVEECSQCCIEREYYPSKKFGKIGVLILPEEKERIEKLAIKNKIEIKILPRIGISEKKDMLPTKILAYQLMGHEENGNTCPFLDKESGEKSPHGGLPCKIYNERPLACSAYPLIESEPIALDQKCKFCKEHGNAESNLNSEIESLLKIKEKMIAETGYIWRYATNIGEPEDQEIMESGWILEET; encoded by the coding sequence ATGGAATTTCAATGTGTTGAAGAATGCTCTCAATGCTGTATTGAAAGGGAATACTATCCTAGTAAAAAATTTGGTAAAATAGGAGTGTTGATTCTTCCTGAAGAAAAAGAACGAATTGAAAAACTAGCAATAAAAAATAAGATAGAAATCAAAATTTTGCCAAGGATTGGAATTTCTGAAAAAAAAGATATGCTTCCAACAAAAATTTTGGCATATCAGTTAATGGGTCATGAAGAAAATGGTAACACTTGTCCATTTCTAGATAAAGAAAGTGGAGAAAAATCACCACACGGTGGTTTACCATGTAAAATTTACAATGAAAGACCTCTTGCATGTTCAGCGTATCCATTAATTGAATCAGAACCAATTGCACTTGATCAAAAATGTAAATTCTGTAAAGAGCATGGGAATGCAGAGAGTAATCTTAATTCAGAAATTGAATCACTTTTAAAAATTAAAGAAAAAATGATTGCAGAGACAGGGTACATTTGGAGATATGCTACAAATATTGGAGAACCAGAGGATCAAGAAATAATGGAATCAGGATGGATTCTAGAAGAAACATAA
- the eif1A gene encoding translation initiation factor eIF-1A, which yields MGKRQVKNESALKEIRLPEEGELFGRVLKMLGGENVMIKCDDGVTRRGRIRGKLKRRVWIRDNDIVIIAPWDFNENERGDIVWRFTLPQVEWLKDNKHIAKDF from the coding sequence ATGGGAAAGCGCCAAGTAAAAAACGAAAGTGCTCTAAAAGAAATCAGATTACCTGAAGAGGGTGAACTTTTTGGCCGTGTATTGAAAATGCTCGGTGGTGAAAATGTCATGATAAAATGTGACGATGGTGTAACTAGACGTGGAAGAATTAGAGGAAAATTAAAGAGAAGAGTTTGGATTAGGGATAACGATATTGTAATTATTGCACCATGGGATTTCAATGAAAATGAACGTGGTGATATTGTTTGGAGGTTTACACTTCCTCAAGTTGAGTGGCTTAAAGATAACAAGCACATTGCAAAAGATTTCTAA
- a CDS encoding cold-shock protein, producing MEQGTVKWFNRTKGFGFIEREGGDDLFVHKSDVDGFINEGDKVEFEIGEGQKGPAAQKVKKSA from the coding sequence ATGGAACAAGGCACCGTAAAATGGTTTAACCGTACTAAGGGCTTTGGTTTTATCGAGAGAGAAGGTGGAGACGATCTATTTGTTCACAAATCAGATGTTGACGGATTCATCAACGAAGGCGATAAAGTCGAGTTCGAAATAGGCGAAGGTCAAAAAGGACCAGCAGCCCAAAAAGTCAAAAAATCAGCATAG
- a CDS encoding translation initiation factor IF-5A codes for MSKPSDLGSLKIGSYILLPHSDQPSGEPCRIVEYDTSKPGKHGAAKARIVGEGIFDGQKRPHVGPVSMQIHIPMINKKVGQIISINGDTVQVMDSESFETLDINLIDEEVQGKLENGQNVEYWVVMDRTKIMRIKN; via the coding sequence ATGAGTAAACCTTCTGATCTTGGTTCCTTGAAAATCGGTTCATACATTCTATTGCCTCACTCTGATCAACCTAGCGGAGAGCCATGTAGAATTGTAGAATATGATACATCAAAACCAGGTAAACACGGAGCAGCTAAAGCAAGAATTGTTGGTGAAGGAATTTTTGATGGTCAAAAAAGACCTCATGTTGGCCCTGTCAGTATGCAAATTCACATTCCAATGATTAACAAAAAAGTTGGTCAGATAATCTCAATTAACGGTGATACCGTACAAGTCATGGATTCCGAATCCTTTGAGACTTTAGACATCAATTTGATTGATGAAGAAGTCCAAGGAAAATTAGAAAATGGTCAAAACGTGGAATACTGGGTTGTAATGGATAGAACTAAAATAATGCGCATTAAGAACTAG
- a CDS encoding diphthine--ammonia ligase — translation MKLASLFSGGKDSTYAIYLAQKQGHEIKCLLSVFPNSDESHLLHYPNMKWTKLQSDSMKIPQLTITSNSDQTDNELSLLENLLQNAIDKYQIDGLVHGGIKSKFQKEKFENICSKLNLHVIAPLWDTEPESYMNDLVDAKFNFIMITVSSDGLDDSWLGKIISKSDVASMKSLSEKFGFNLTFEGGEAETFVINCPLFEHSIKINQTEKNWDGYRGRFEIVDAELNYNA, via the coding sequence ATGAAATTAGCTTCTCTTTTTTCAGGTGGTAAAGATAGTACTTATGCAATCTATCTAGCACAAAAACAGGGTCATGAAATTAAGTGTCTCTTGAGTGTTTTTCCAAATTCTGATGAGAGTCATCTACTTCATTATCCTAACATGAAATGGACTAAACTTCAATCAGATTCAATGAAAATACCTCAATTAACTATTACATCAAATTCTGATCAAACTGACAATGAATTGTCATTATTGGAAAATTTGTTACAAAATGCAATTGACAAATATCAAATAGACGGCCTAGTTCATGGTGGAATTAAAAGTAAATTTCAAAAAGAAAAGTTTGAAAACATATGTTCAAAATTAAATTTACATGTTATTGCTCCATTATGGGACACTGAACCTGAATCTTACATGAATGATTTGGTAGATGCAAAATTTAATTTTATTATGATCACTGTATCATCTGATGGGTTGGATGATTCTTGGTTGGGGAAAATTATTTCAAAATCTGATGTTGCTTCGATGAAATCATTATCAGAAAAATTTGGATTTAATTTAACTTTTGAAGGGGGTGAGGCTGAAACTTTTGTAATAAATTGTCCTTTGTTTGAACACTCGATCAAAATTAATCAAACTGAAAAAAATTGGGATGGATACAGAGGAAGGTTTGAAATAGTGGATGCGGAATTGAATTACAATGCTTGA
- a CDS encoding signal recognition particle receptor subunit alpha: MLDGLKTSLGDAIKKIVKSSGIDEELIKELSKDVQRALLQSDVNVRLVLEITKNLEERALNETPPPGLSRKDHIVKILYDELSKLLGNESNFDFKPDRQNKIILLGIQGSGKTTVASKLAKFLTGQGYKVGVVGADTYRPGALVQLRTMCEKSNVEVYGEENNKDSPNIVKNGLKHFAGQTLDVIIIDTAGRHKEEQDLLEEMERINKVADPDLALLVIDGTIGQQCFNQAEAFHKTIPVGGVIITKLDSSAKGGGALAASAATGAQIMYIGTGERIDDLEKFSPTRFVGRLLGMGDIQAVLDLAKRLENEGDDVRMKRISSGKMNMEDFLSQLEEVSKMGSLQGILDSMPGLSGMVKGDQVDQMEGRVTKWRYIIQSMTKAEKADPEGLLNSSRIKRISRGSGWPEGEVKELIKNYKNSKNMMKASKGRQMQGTLRKMGLG, from the coding sequence ATGCTTGATGGCCTTAAGACAAGTTTAGGGGACGCAATCAAAAAAATTGTAAAATCTTCAGGAATTGATGAGGAGTTAATCAAAGAACTCTCAAAAGATGTTCAAAGGGCATTATTGCAATCTGATGTTAATGTGCGACTTGTACTAGAAATTACAAAAAATCTTGAGGAACGTGCTCTAAACGAAACACCTCCTCCTGGGCTTTCACGCAAAGATCATATCGTGAAAATTCTCTATGATGAACTATCAAAACTACTTGGAAATGAGTCCAATTTTGATTTTAAACCTGATAGGCAAAATAAGATAATTTTACTTGGAATTCAAGGCAGTGGTAAAACTACTGTGGCATCAAAACTTGCCAAATTTTTAACTGGTCAGGGATACAAAGTTGGTGTTGTAGGTGCTGATACCTACCGCCCAGGTGCATTAGTTCAACTAAGAACCATGTGTGAAAAATCAAATGTTGAAGTTTATGGAGAAGAAAATAACAAAGATTCTCCTAACATTGTAAAAAATGGGTTAAAGCATTTTGCAGGCCAAACTTTGGATGTAATTATAATTGATACTGCTGGTCGTCATAAAGAAGAACAAGATTTACTTGAAGAGATGGAAAGGATTAACAAAGTAGCAGATCCTGATTTAGCTTTACTTGTAATTGATGGTACAATAGGACAACAATGTTTCAATCAAGCTGAAGCTTTCCACAAAACTATTCCTGTTGGAGGTGTAATCATTACAAAATTAGATAGTTCTGCAAAAGGTGGTGGTGCACTTGCAGCATCTGCAGCAACTGGTGCACAAATAATGTACATTGGAACTGGTGAGAGAATTGATGATTTAGAAAAATTCTCTCCTACTAGGTTTGTTGGAAGATTACTTGGAATGGGTGACATTCAAGCTGTTTTGGATTTAGCTAAACGATTAGAAAACGAAGGTGACGACGTTAGAATGAAAAGAATTTCTAGTGGAAAAATGAACATGGAGGATTTTCTTTCTCAGTTAGAAGAAGTTAGCAAAATGGGTTCGTTGCAAGGAATTCTTGACAGTATGCCTGGTTTATCTGGAATGGTAAAAGGTGATCAAGTTGATCAAATGGAAGGTAGAGTTACCAAATGGAGATACATTATTCAAAGTATGACCAAAGCAGAAAAAGCAGACCCTGAAGGGTTGCTTAACTCATCTAGAATCAAAAGAATATCCCGTGGTTCAGGATGGCCTGAGGGTGAAGTTAAAGAATTAATAAAAAATTATAAAAATTCTAAGAATATGATGAAGGCTTCAAAAGGCCGTCAAATGCAAGGAACTCTTAGAAAAATGGGATTAGGATAA
- a CDS encoding tRNA pseudouridine(54/55) synthase Pus10: protein MSTYLEIVPIAGKILKKYPLCDNCLGRLFSKPLHLSSNKLLGKKLHKKFGSSEKCYVCKNLFDNLNYFLKLMMNASSNYSFTTFSVGTTVKPSIVDRDDSIRSEFKLKGIDSIKTDITKELGRLYSRKTKKILDPVDPDATFTVNFKDESCQLRSKSITLSGRYVKSQRGFPQKQKSCDNCSGKGCRICNFHGITEYDSVEGSISKLIFKKFGGTTAKFTWIGGEDQSSLVLGSGRPFFVKIQNPLKRKVRLSDTTINTINLSNLKLVYESPKKSLKFVSTIKITISSESPINSKHLKKLKDLTLNPIVVYEKSGKRSEKRIFQVKYKKISKNAFTLNIKAEGGLPIKRFVIGDDVAPGISKILDTSCVCQEFDFLDIVV, encoded by the coding sequence ATGTCTACTTACCTAGAAATTGTTCCTATTGCTGGTAAAATTCTAAAAAAATATCCTTTATGTGATAATTGTTTGGGTAGGCTATTTTCCAAACCACTACATTTGTCATCAAACAAACTATTGGGAAAAAAATTACACAAAAAATTTGGCTCTTCTGAAAAATGTTATGTTTGTAAAAATCTGTTTGACAATCTAAATTATTTTTTAAAATTAATGATGAATGCTTCATCAAACTATTCTTTTACCACTTTTAGTGTTGGTACTACAGTAAAACCATCCATAGTTGATAGAGATGATTCTATACGTTCTGAATTCAAGCTAAAGGGAATTGATAGTATCAAGACTGACATTACCAAAGAACTAGGAAGACTATATTCTAGAAAAACAAAGAAAATACTTGATCCTGTGGATCCTGATGCAACTTTTACTGTAAATTTTAAAGATGAATCATGCCAATTACGTTCAAAATCAATCACTCTTTCAGGAAGATATGTGAAATCACAACGAGGATTTCCGCAGAAACAAAAATCTTGTGATAATTGTTCAGGTAAAGGGTGTCGGATTTGTAATTTTCATGGCATTACAGAATATGATAGTGTTGAGGGATCCATCTCAAAACTAATTTTTAAAAAATTTGGTGGAACTACTGCAAAATTTACCTGGATTGGAGGTGAGGATCAATCAAGCTTAGTTCTAGGATCTGGTAGGCCTTTTTTTGTTAAAATACAAAATCCATTAAAAAGAAAAGTAAGACTATCTGATACGACAATCAACACGATAAACTTATCCAATCTAAAGTTAGTTTATGAATCTCCGAAAAAATCTTTGAAATTTGTTTCCACTATTAAAATAACAATTTCCAGTGAATCTCCAATTAATTCAAAACATCTAAAAAAATTAAAAGATTTGACTCTAAATCCAATAGTTGTCTATGAAAAATCTGGAAAACGTTCTGAGAAGAGAATCTTTCAAGTAAAATACAAAAAAATCTCAAAGAATGCATTTACTTTGAATATCAAGGCTGAAGGCGGTCTTCCTATCAAACGATTTGTTATTGGCGATGATGTTGCTCCTGGGATCTCAAAAATACTTGATACTTCATGTGTGTGCCAAGAATTTGATTTTTTGGATATTGTAGTATAA
- a CDS encoding MEDS domain-containing protein — MKNTQFHQTLFYKTDDGIHDKILEFFNVGINEHERCVFLTTQSDANNILEYLKENHNPSTVIKLFSYFNLPDPVLHSSLFEEKMEKIRKIILNPSFEGRIAFNVLGDMSRFSQKVISEITEIENFLDSLANEKIKLFCTFKTGIENESFTKMMKMAMSTHDHAIFENDDGSFSQVILK; from the coding sequence GTGAAAAATACTCAGTTTCATCAGACTTTATTCTATAAAACAGATGATGGAATTCATGATAAAATATTAGAATTTTTTAATGTTGGAATTAATGAGCATGAACGATGTGTGTTTCTAACTACTCAATCTGACGCAAATAATATTCTAGAGTATTTGAAAGAAAATCATAATCCTAGCACTGTGATCAAACTATTTTCATATTTCAATTTGCCAGATCCTGTTTTACATTCATCATTGTTTGAAGAAAAAATGGAAAAAATTAGAAAAATTATTCTGAATCCTTCCTTTGAAGGTAGAATTGCATTTAATGTGTTGGGTGACATGTCTAGATTTTCACAAAAAGTAATTTCCGAAATTACTGAAATAGAAAATTTTTTGGATTCTCTAGCTAATGAAAAAATTAAATTATTTTGTACTTTTAAAACTGGAATAGAAAATGAATCTTTTACAAAAATGATGAAAATGGCAATGTCTACTCATGATCATGCAATCTTTGAAAATGATGATGGTAGTTTCTCACAAGTAATTTTGAAATAA
- a CDS encoding 30S ribosomal protein S27ae, translating into MPVEKKGKKGSSPSIASYYKIDGDKTSRTRKVCSRCGKGTFMAEHKDRHTCGKCGLTEFNQ; encoded by the coding sequence ATGCCGGTAGAGAAAAAAGGCAAAAAAGGTTCTAGTCCAAGCATCGCATCATACTATAAAATTGATGGAGATAAAACCTCAAGAACCAGAAAAGTATGTTCAAGATGTGGAAAAGGAACTTTCATGGCAGAACATAAAGACAGACACACATGTGGAAAATGTGGACTAACAGAATTTAATCAATAA
- a CDS encoding DUF309 domain-containing protein — MERYLLHFKNEKYLPQNCRELAHKARDLAADMKNVSVRLARVATKFIEFDVAAEKEDLDTLVDKLSPIGDLDNVRHVFEEHIEKEKGITDGIFFYNNERFWECHEAFEGVWNQCYGREKELVQGIILVAVAFAHQQENEESIGVGMLGRALEKLGTSPSMYHSIDVDRIRKKAIEMQQSKKLTRFEI, encoded by the coding sequence GTGGAACGATATTTACTCCATTTTAAAAATGAGAAATATTTGCCTCAGAATTGCAGAGAGCTTGCGCATAAGGCAAGAGATCTAGCGGCTGACATGAAAAATGTGTCTGTAAGACTTGCAAGAGTAGCTACAAAATTTATCGAATTTGATGTTGCTGCAGAAAAAGAAGATCTTGATACTCTAGTTGATAAGCTATCCCCAATTGGTGATCTTGATAATGTTAGACATGTGTTTGAAGAGCACATTGAAAAAGAGAAAGGCATCACAGATGGAATATTTTTCTATAATAATGAAAGATTTTGGGAATGTCATGAAGCATTTGAAGGTGTTTGGAATCAATGTTATGGAAGAGAAAAAGAACTAGTCCAAGGAATTATTCTAGTTGCAGTTGCATTTGCTCATCAACAAGAAAACGAAGAAAGTATTGGTGTAGGGATGTTGGGCAGAGCTTTGGAGAAATTAGGCACTTCACCTTCTATGTATCATTCAATTGATGTTGATAGAATAAGAAAGAAAGCAATTGAAATGCAACAATCTAAGAAATTAACTAGGTTTGAGATTTAA
- a CDS encoding alkaline phosphatase family protein, which yields MIYVLLDGVGDLPHPDLDGKTPLEAANTPILDKIASNGSIGEVISVGKGIAPESDIAVFNMLGYKFKHEDYAGRGVIEAIGIGIDFKDGDLALRGNYSTLNEEEVIIDRRAGRHIEKEDADGIAKEIEEKIQLSSPDVSVVVSPTIGHRVTVRIRKNSQKLSSKITNTDPAYSNIGGMGVAKAVGDFLKIEKCLPLEDTEESKFTANLVNEFSEKSIDIMKESQINKKRQSENKKALSCILLRDAGNKYPDVIPINEKYGMNFSCIVDMPVELGISEVLEMKAFEAGGLTDYEEKARVAAKAMETQNSIYVHLKGPDEFGHDGDAIGKMKNIEEIDQRFFKTLVENIDSSKVAIIISADHSTPCINKGHSDDPVPVVVSGDFIKNDGTTRMTEEQAKKGSIGLLQGAEVVSKSLELIKSQT from the coding sequence ATGATCTATGTTCTTTTGGATGGAGTAGGAGATCTCCCACACCCAGATTTAGATGGAAAGACACCACTAGAGGCTGCAAATACACCCATTTTAGATAAAATTGCCAGTAATGGTTCCATCGGAGAGGTAATATCAGTAGGAAAAGGAATTGCTCCTGAATCAGATATCGCAGTATTCAATATGTTAGGATACAAATTCAAACATGAAGATTATGCTGGTAGGGGAGTCATCGAAGCAATTGGAATTGGAATTGACTTTAAAGATGGAGATTTGGCACTTAGAGGGAATTATTCCACATTAAATGAAGAAGAAGTGATTATCGATAGACGAGCAGGCAGACATATTGAAAAAGAAGATGCAGATGGAATTGCAAAAGAAATTGAAGAAAAAATTCAATTGTCATCCCCAGATGTATCAGTAGTAGTTTCTCCAACAATAGGTCACAGAGTAACAGTTAGAATAAGAAAAAATTCACAAAAATTATCCTCAAAAATTACCAATACTGATCCTGCCTACAGCAATATTGGAGGGATGGGAGTTGCAAAAGCAGTTGGAGATTTTCTAAAAATTGAAAAGTGTTTACCATTAGAAGATACAGAAGAATCAAAATTTACTGCAAATCTTGTAAATGAATTTTCAGAAAAATCAATTGACATTATGAAAGAAAGTCAAATTAATAAAAAAAGACAAAGTGAAAATAAGAAAGCACTTAGTTGTATTTTGCTTAGAGATGCAGGAAACAAATATCCCGATGTCATTCCAATTAATGAAAAATACGGAATGAATTTTTCATGTATAGTCGACATGCCAGTAGAGCTTGGAATTTCAGAAGTTCTAGAAATGAAAGCATTTGAAGCTGGAGGATTAACAGATTATGAAGAAAAAGCAAGAGTAGCAGCTAAAGCAATGGAAACTCAAAATTCAATCTATGTACATCTTAAAGGACCAGATGAATTTGGTCATGACGGAGATGCAATAGGCAAAATGAAAAATATTGAAGAAATTGATCAAAGATTCTTTAAAACACTTGTTGAAAATATCGATTCGAGTAAAGTGGCAATCATAATATCTGCAGATCATTCAACTCCTTGTATTAACAAAGGACATAGTGATGATCCAGTTCCAGTTGTTGTTTCCGGAGATTTTATCAAAAATGATGGAACTACCAGAATGACTGAAGAACAAGCAAAGAAAGGCAGTATTGGCTTACTCCAAGGTGCAGAAGTTGTTTCAAAATCCCTAGAACTAATTAAATCTCAAACCTAG
- a CDS encoding galactose-1-phosphate uridylyltransferase — MGDMRKDYVSERFMIVAKKDDKVVDPKKSPFAPGNESMTNPSVLSLVAKDGMLQRLQDNEDEYVKNWAIRVFESKNPIVSIETENSYSDKPFYSEPAYGYHYIVVASPNEKDSFATIDTEQWSNVLVVVQDRLRWLYTQKGVTYVSIYGDHGDLAGNANPHPHLNLLTFSTIPPVIETEAEASHKILNEKGVCPMCQTVNEEISGPRQVLQTEGFIAFCPWSPSYPYEFWISPKKHTTSFSKITQKEINDLSLILRATLGGLSKTVKNVSYNLVFHLSPEKKNSRQIHWHIEIYPITKSWSGLERGYGIFLNDISPEQAAEKLGAACRKELANLVGIV; from the coding sequence ATGGGGGATATGCGCAAAGATTATGTTTCTGAGCGTTTCATGATTGTCGCAAAAAAAGACGACAAAGTAGTTGACCCAAAAAAATCTCCGTTTGCCCCTGGCAATGAATCTATGACCAATCCTTCTGTTTTATCTCTAGTTGCAAAAGATGGAATGCTACAACGTCTTCAAGACAATGAAGATGAATATGTTAAGAATTGGGCTATCCGAGTTTTTGAAAGTAAAAATCCTATTGTATCTATTGAAACTGAAAATTCCTACAGCGACAAACCATTTTACAGTGAACCTGCATATGGATATCATTACATTGTAGTTGCATCTCCAAACGAAAAAGATTCTTTTGCAACAATTGATACTGAACAATGGTCTAACGTTCTAGTCGTTGTGCAAGATAGACTTCGATGGTTATACACGCAAAAGGGTGTCACTTATGTTTCGATTTATGGAGATCATGGTGACTTGGCAGGTAATGCAAACCCTCATCCTCATCTTAACTTGTTGACTTTCTCTACAATTCCTCCAGTAATTGAAACTGAGGCTGAAGCATCTCACAAAATTTTAAACGAAAAAGGTGTATGTCCAATGTGTCAAACAGTTAACGAAGAAATCAGTGGACCTAGGCAGGTACTTCAGACTGAAGGATTTATTGCATTTTGCCCTTGGTCTCCTTCATATCCTTATGAATTTTGGATTTCTCCAAAAAAACACACTACAAGTTTCTCAAAAATTACTCAAAAAGAAATCAATGATTTGTCCTTGATTCTTCGAGCAACTTTGGGCGGTTTGTCAAAAACTGTGAAAAACGTTTCATACAATTTAGTTTTCCATTTATCTCCTGAAAAGAAAAACAGTAGACAAATTCATTGGCATATTGAAATTTATCCTATCACAAAATCTTGGTCTGGATTAGAGCGTGGATATGGAATTTTCTTAAATGATATTTCTCCTGAACAAGCAGCTGAAAAACTTGGAGCAGCTTGCAGGAAAGAACTAGCCAACTTAGTTGGCATAGTGTGA
- a CDS encoding GNAT family N-acetyltransferase, giving the protein MSEIIIRELKEEDLWNGFLKSLDSLKQASNIEKSKAKEIFEKINANPDHIIAVAEKDGKIVGSTTLLIESKFIHDGGLVGHIEDVVVNKEYQGQKIGEKIMKYLIDVSKKRGCYKTILDCTDDVKPFYEKLGFKQVASELRLDNI; this is encoded by the coding sequence ATGAGTGAGATCATTATCAGAGAATTAAAAGAAGAAGATCTATGGAATGGATTCTTAAAATCACTGGATTCATTAAAACAAGCAAGCAACATTGAAAAATCAAAAGCAAAAGAGATTTTTGAGAAAATCAATGCAAACCCAGATCATATCATTGCAGTTGCAGAAAAAGATGGAAAAATTGTAGGATCCACAACACTACTCATAGAATCTAAATTCATTCATGATGGGGGTTTGGTTGGGCATATTGAAGACGTGGTGGTGAATAAAGAATATCAAGGTCAGAAAATTGGAGAAAAAATTATGAAATATCTCATCGATGTTTCAAAAAAACGAGGCTGTTACAAGACAATTTTGGATTGTACAGATGATGTAAAACCATTTTATGAAAAATTAGGATTCAAGCAAGTAGCTAGTGAATTAAGATTAGATAATATCTAA
- a CDS encoding nucleotidyltransferase family protein: MKTVILAGGIGTRLRPLTLKTPKPMLLLGKKPILEHLIEWNKKNGVKSFVLCVSYLRKSIEDYFGNGEKFGVNIEYAISNKPLATAGQLKTAEEFIDDSFVCMYGDSIFDFNLRNMIKQHKAKKAFVTMSLNEYKTNLEYGVIDVSKTGRVLSWKEKPEIKANVNMGCYVMEPKVFSLIPKNKPYGMDDVIKKAMTSKKLVSSFITKKGFTDIGNKASYEKASKEYTQKRGKNE, encoded by the coding sequence GTGAAAACAGTAATTTTAGCAGGAGGTATAGGTACTAGATTACGTCCATTAACATTAAAGACACCAAAACCAATGTTGCTATTAGGTAAAAAACCAATTTTAGAACATCTTATTGAATGGAATAAAAAAAATGGAGTAAAATCATTTGTTTTGTGTGTAAGTTATCTTAGAAAATCAATTGAGGATTATTTTGGTAATGGAGAAAAATTTGGGGTGAACATAGAATATGCAATTTCAAATAAACCACTTGCTACTGCAGGTCAACTAAAAACGGCAGAAGAATTCATTGATGATTCTTTTGTTTGTATGTATGGAGATTCAATATTTGATTTTAATCTTAGAAACATGATTAAACAACACAAAGCAAAAAAAGCATTTGTCACCATGAGTCTTAATGAATACAAAACCAATTTAGAATATGGAGTAATTGATGTGTCAAAAACAGGCAGGGTACTAAGTTGGAAAGAAAAACCAGAGATAAAAGCAAATGTGAACATGGGATGCTATGTAATGGAACCAAAAGTGTTCAGTCTAATTCCAAAGAATAAACCATACGGGATGGATGATGTGATAAAAAAAGCCATGACCAGTAAAAAACTAGTCAGTAGTTTCATTACAAAAAAAGGATTTACAGATATAGGTAACAAGGCATCATATGAAAAAGCATCTAAAGAATATACTCAAAAACGAGGAAAAAATGAGTGA